Proteins encoded by one window of Xanthomonas sp. DAR 80977:
- a CDS encoding acetyl-CoA C-acetyltransferase, which translates to MPVARPVAILGGVRIPFCRQNTAYADVGNLGMSVRTLGALVERYGLHGQQLGEVAMGAVIKHSSDWNLGREAALSSGLSPLTPGITLQRACGTSLDSVITVANKIALGQIESGIGGGSDTTSEVPIVYGKKLRARLLAANRAKSTGDKIRALTRSFKFAELKPEFPGVAEPRTGKSMGDHCEDMAKQWNISRDSQDAWAVSSHHKLAAAYERGFFADLIAPFRGVERDNILRADTSLEKLATLKPAFDKISGRGTLTAANSTPLTDGAAAVLLASEEWAQAHGHVPLAYLRDAQVAAVDFVHGEGLLMAPTIAVPDMLKRHGLRLQDFDIYEIHEAFAAQVLCTLRAWESEDYCRTRLGLDAPLGQIDPAKINPLGSSLATGHPFAATGARIVATVAKQLVERGGGRALISICTAGGMGVVAIVER; encoded by the coding sequence ATGCCAGTAGCCCGTCCCGTCGCCATTCTCGGCGGCGTCCGTATTCCGTTTTGCCGCCAGAACACGGCGTATGCGGATGTCGGGAACCTCGGCATGTCGGTGCGCACGCTGGGCGCGCTGGTCGAGCGCTACGGCCTGCACGGCCAGCAGCTGGGCGAGGTGGCGATGGGGGCGGTGATCAAGCACTCCAGCGACTGGAACCTGGGCCGCGAGGCGGCGCTGTCGTCGGGGCTGTCGCCGCTGACCCCGGGCATCACCCTGCAGCGCGCCTGCGGCACCAGCCTGGACAGCGTCATTACCGTGGCCAACAAGATCGCGCTGGGGCAGATCGAGTCGGGCATCGGCGGCGGCTCGGACACCACCTCCGAGGTGCCGATCGTGTACGGCAAGAAGCTGCGCGCGCGGCTGCTGGCCGCCAACCGCGCCAAGAGCACCGGCGACAAGATCCGCGCGCTGACCCGCAGCTTCAAGTTCGCCGAACTCAAGCCGGAGTTCCCGGGCGTGGCCGAGCCGCGCACCGGCAAGAGCATGGGCGACCACTGCGAGGACATGGCCAAGCAGTGGAACATCTCGCGCGACTCGCAGGACGCCTGGGCGGTGTCCTCGCACCACAAACTGGCCGCCGCCTACGAACGCGGCTTCTTCGCCGACCTGATCGCGCCGTTCCGCGGCGTGGAGCGCGACAACATCCTGCGCGCCGACACCTCGCTGGAGAAGCTCGCCACGCTGAAGCCGGCGTTCGACAAGATCAGCGGCCGCGGCACCCTGACCGCGGCCAATTCCACCCCGCTGACCGACGGCGCCGCGGCGGTGCTGCTGGCCTCTGAGGAATGGGCGCAGGCGCACGGCCACGTGCCGCTGGCCTACCTGCGCGATGCGCAGGTCGCGGCGGTGGACTTCGTGCACGGCGAAGGCCTGCTGATGGCGCCGACCATCGCCGTGCCGGACATGCTCAAGCGCCACGGCCTGCGCCTGCAGGACTTCGACATCTACGAGATCCACGAAGCCTTCGCCGCGCAGGTGCTGTGCACGCTGCGCGCCTGGGAGAGCGAGGACTACTGCCGCACCCGGCTGGGCCTGGACGCGCCGCTGGGGCAGATCGATCCGGCCAAGATCAACCCGCTGGGGTCCTCGCTGGCCACCGGCCACCCGTTCGCGGCGACCGGCGCGCGCATCGTCGCCACCGTGGCCAAGCAGCTGGTGGAACGCGGCGGCGGCCGCGCGCTGATCTCGATCTGCACCGCCGGCGGCATGGGCGTGGTGGCGATCGTCGAGCGCTGA
- a CDS encoding superoxide dismutase family protein, producing MRTLPTVLFLATTLALGACKREEAPAADAPAAATTPAATPAPAAEPAPAAAADTQAAANAALSPTQGNQVAGEVKFNTVDGVVHVTGTITGLKPNSEHGFHIHEFGDCSAPDGSSAGGHFNPAKSEHGQVSADPHHGGDMPNLKADTEGKATIDAAVSNNVNIGKGDGFDILNHAVIVHADPDDYKTQPTGNAGGRLACGVIKGNASAAAPSAQ from the coding sequence CCCTAGCGCTCGGCGCCTGCAAGCGCGAAGAAGCGCCGGCTGCCGATGCGCCCGCCGCGGCAACGACGCCGGCCGCCACCCCGGCACCGGCGGCCGAGCCGGCACCTGCCGCCGCCGCGGACACCCAGGCCGCCGCCAACGCCGCGCTGAGCCCGACCCAGGGCAACCAGGTCGCCGGCGAGGTCAAGTTCAATACGGTCGATGGCGTCGTGCACGTCACCGGCACCATCACCGGGCTCAAGCCCAACAGCGAGCACGGCTTCCATATCCACGAATTCGGCGACTGCAGCGCGCCGGACGGCAGCAGCGCCGGCGGCCATTTCAACCCGGCCAAGTCCGAGCACGGCCAGGTCAGCGCCGATCCGCACCACGGCGGCGACATGCCGAACCTGAAGGCCGACACCGAGGGCAAGGCCACGATCGACGCGGCGGTGTCCAACAACGTCAACATCGGCAAGGGCGACGGCTTCGACATCCTCAACCACGCGGTGATCGTCCATGCCGACCCGGACGACTACAAGACCCAGCCCACCGGCAACGCCGGCGGCCGCCTGGCCTGCGGCGTGATCAAGGGCAACGCGAGCGCGGCGGCCCCTTCCGCGCAGTAA